From a region of the Nyctibius grandis isolate bNycGra1 chromosome 10, bNycGra1.pri, whole genome shotgun sequence genome:
- the LOC137667978 gene encoding ovoinhibitor-like, with product MKIMGVFVKAALALCCCLSMTFGVEVDCSQYLSGVGKDGTVWVACPRNLEPVCGTDGSTYGNECGICFHNKKHRDSVEKAHDGECEPKSIMIDCSRYPRTVIDDHDMVACPRILKPVCGSDSFTYDNECGICAYNAEHHTNISKIYDGECKQEIVTVDCSKYPTKTTEDGKVLVSCPKILSPVCGTDGNTYDNECGICAHNGEHRTHVSKKHNGKCRQETSEIDCSQYPSRIIKGGKALMPCPRILLPVCGTDGFTYDNECGICAHNLQHGTHIKKSHEGRCKEESMPVDCSTYLSNTKTGEAIRACPFILHEICGTDGVTYGNDCALCAHNIEFGTNVAKKHDGRCVEELPQLDCNQYPTSTLEDGRQLMACTMIYSPVCGTDGVTYASECTLCAHNLEHRTNLGKRKNGRCEEDITKEHCKGVQEVSSVCTKEYMPHCGSDGTTYGNRCIFCNAYLESNRTLILMSMTEC from the exons ATGAAGATAATGGGGGTTTTTGTGAAGGCAGCTCTagccctttgctgctgcttaa gtatGACCTTTGGAGTTGAG GTTGATTGCAGCCAGTATTTAAGCGGCGTCGGCAAGGATGGGACGGTCTGGGTAGCTTGCCCAAGGAACTTGGAGCCAGTCTGCGGCACCGACGGCAGCACGTATGGCAACGAGTGTGGGATCTGCTTCCACAACAA GAAACACAGGGACAGTGTGGAGAAGGCACATGATGGAGAATGTGAGCCAAAATCTATTATG ATCGACTGCAGTAGGTACCCAAGAACTGTAATAGATGATCATGACATGGTAGCGTGCCCAAGGATACTGAAACCAGTCTGTGGCTCAGATAGCTTCACATATGACAATGAATGTGGTATCTGTGCCTATAATGC AGAACATCACACCAACATTAGCAAAATATATGATGGAGAATGCAAGCAGGAGATTGTCACT GTTGACTGCAGTAAGTACCCAACAAAAACCACTGAAGATGGCAAAGTATTAGTATCCTGTCCAAAGATCCTGAGTCCAGTTTGTGGCACAGATGGCAATACATATGATAATGAATGTGGGATCTGTGCCCACAATGG AGAACACAGGACCCACGTTAGCAAGAAGCATAATGGAAAATGCAGACAGGAGACTTCTGAA ATCGATTGCAGTCAATACCCATCAAGAATTATTAAGGGTGGTAAAGCCCTGATGCCCTGTCCAAGGATCCTGCTCCCAGTCTGCGGCACAGATGGATTTACTTACGACAATGAATGTGGCATCTGTGCCCATAACCT ACAACATGGGACTCACATTAAGAAAAGCCATGAGGGAAGATGCAAGGAGGAGAGTATGCCT GTTGACTGCAGCACATACCTGAGCAATACCAAAACTGGCGAAGCCATCAGAGCCTGCCCCTTCATCCTGCACGAGATCTGTGGGACGGACGGTGTCACCTACGGCAATGACTGTGCCCTGTGTGCCCATAACAT tGAATTTGGAACCAATGTTGCCAAGAAGCACGATGGAAGGTGCGTAGAGGAACTTCCCCAA ctcgACTGTAACCAGTACCCAACTTCCACGCTGGAGGATGGTAGGCAGCTGATGGCCTGCACGATGATCTACAGTCCTGTCTGTGGTACTGATGGTGTCACTTATGCCAGCGAGTGTACGCTGTGTGCCCACAACCT GGAGCATCGGACCAATCTTGGCAAAAGAAAGAATGGACGCTGTGAAGAGGATATTACAAAA GAGCATTGCAAGGGCGTCCAAGAAGTCTCTTCTGTCTGCACTAAGGAATATATGCCCCACTGCGGCTCTGATGGCACAACGTATGGCAACAGATGTATTTTCTGCAATGCCTACCT GGAAAGCAATAGGACTCTCATCCTCATGAGTATGACTGAATGTTAA